From the Anguilla anguilla isolate fAngAng1 chromosome 6, fAngAng1.pri, whole genome shotgun sequence genome, one window contains:
- the rsph9 gene encoding radial spoke head protein 9 homolog: MDSNTLYYSLELVSGNGLRLSCEQKAALQTSLVILQRNYRFSRVLFWGKILGVKGDYFIAQGATEDELRAKKTLYSLNCIDWHLLPLPTPVLLAEVSAVAKGRFVGDPSFEYELTETRQQGEGDEAVKEEFTMKVTEEKRLAATVFNIERDVAVVPRGAFIRTPHDTVQVNRSFQGLSTLEAENLSNYLHFTEPQHLKKKSIMEMADLDPSIDFLDPLSEDIPKESWSLQMEGSSVCVLRSLLWLGLTFFHVPFTPQHGYIYMGDGLKNLDLPFML; encoded by the exons ATGGATTCGAACACGTTATACTACTCGCTGGAATTGGTTTCTGGCAATGGTTTAAGGCTGAGCTGTGAGCAGAAGGCTGCTTTGCAGACGTCCTTAGTAATTTTACAAAGAAACTACAGATTTAGCCGTGTGCTATTCTGGGGAAAGATTTTGGGTGTAAAGGGAGATTATTTTATCGCACAGGGGGCTACAGAAGATGAGCTTAGAGCCAAGAAGACATTGTACAG CTTAAACTGCATTGACTGGCACCTGCTTCCCCTCCCCACTCCGGTCTTGCTGGCGGAGGTGTCAGCAGTGGCGAAGGGGCGTTTCGTAGGGGACCCCTCGTTCGAGTATGAGCTCACAGAGACGCGACAGCAGGGTGAGGGGGACGAGGCTGTCAAGGAGGAGTTCACG ATGAAAGTGACTGAAGAGAAGAGGCTGGCGGCCACAGTGTTCAACATAGAAAGGGATGTAGCTGTCGTGCCCCGGGGCGCTTTTATCCGGACCCCCCATGACACAGTGCAGGTCAACCGCAGCTTCCAAG GGCTATCCACTTTGGAAGCTGAGAATCTCAGCAACTACCTGCACTTCACTGAGCCGCAACACCTGAAGAAGAAATCAATTATGGAGATGGCTGACCTGGACCCCTCTATTGACTTCTTGGACCCCCTAAGTGAGGACATCCCAAAAG AATCATGGAGCCTGCAaatggagggcagcagtgtgtgcgtgttgcgcAGTCTGCTGTGGCTGGGGTTGACCTTTTTCCACGTTCCCTTTACCCCTCAACACGGCTACATCTACATGGGTGATGGGCTGAAGAATCTGGACCTGCCCTTCATGCTGTAG
- the mrps18a gene encoding 39S ribosomal protein S18a, mitochondrial yields MAARYLLRSVLTSMSLSSVQRLVFNSNKRVFNRIITTPMFSAFENVQSRGIRQVVENRDGNTTIVEGRIVVSPERLQPPNPEGDCPICQWNLNNKYNYTDVLLLSQFIRSDGGMLPRRVTGLCSTEHKKVSICVQMAHRAGLLPDHKPALPEGHTPKRPKPQLNRYLTRWSVDTVKPIWKKGLKWCKVRMPVGHPALQDNVNYGKKPYYVNH; encoded by the exons ATGGCAGCGCGCTATCTTCTAAGGTCCGTCTTGACATCTATGTCACTATCAAGTGTACAGCGCCTGGTTTTCAACTCCAACAAGAGAGTTTTTAATAGGATAATTACAACACCGATGTTTTCTGCTTTTGAGAATGTTCAAAGTAGAGGTATCCGACAAG tCGTGGAAAATAGAGACGGCAACACAACTATA GTTGAGGGCAGAATAGTGGTGAGCCCTGAGAGGCTCCAACCTCCCAACCCTGAAGGAGACTGTCCCATCTGCCAGTGGAACCTTAATAACAAATATAACTACACT gACGTCCTCTTGCTCAGTCAGTTCATCCGCTCCGATGGAGGGATGCTACCTCGCAGGGTCACGGGACTGTGTTCCACAGAACACAAGAAAGTCAGCATCTGCGTCCAGATGGCCCACCGCGCCG GCCTACTCCCGGACCACAAGCCTGCCCTGCCAGAGGGTCACACACCGAAGAGACCCAAACCACAGCTCAACAG GTACCTTACACGCTGGTCCGTTGATACAGTAAAGCCCATTTGGAAGAAAGGCCTGAAGTGGTGCAAGGTTCGAATGCCAGTCGGACACCCTGCACTCCAGGACAATGTAAACTATGGAAAAAAGCCTTATTACGTGAACCACTGA